A window of the Cannabis sativa cultivar Pink pepper isolate KNU-18-1 chromosome X, ASM2916894v1, whole genome shotgun sequence genome harbors these coding sequences:
- the LOC115722174 gene encoding cytochrome c oxidase subunit 6b-1: MAEPQPEKTLTLSQQYALEKEDKVGVDTKPVEVKEVENTVNATSEEVVAERDEEPPAASPKESTEVPAPAAEESSDSAPSAVVGGESSEASADAAETSNETAAEENTENAENSSEQEAVEEEAPEIKLETAPADFRFPTTNQTRHCFTRYIEYHRCVAAKGEDAPECDKFQKYYRSLCPGEWVERWNEQRENGTFPGPL; this comes from the exons ATGGCGGAGCCGCAACCTGAGAAAACCCTAACTCTATCCCAG CAATATGCATTGGAGAAAGAGGACAAGGTGGGTGTGGATACAAAACCTGTGGAAGTAAAAGAAGTTGAAAACACAGTGAATGCTACTTCTGAGGAAGTAGTCGCTGAGAGAGATGAGGAACCACCAGCTGCATCCCCCAAGGAAAGCACTGAAGTTCCTGCTCCTGCTGCTGAAGAAAGTAGTGACTCTGCCCCTTCAGCTGTTGTTGGTGGAGAAAGCTCTGAAGCCAGTGCTGATGCAGCTGAAACCAGCAATGAAACTGCCGCCGAGGAAAACACTGAAAATGCTGAAAACTCAAGTGAGCAAGAAGCTGTAGAAGAAGAGGCACCGGAGATTAAG CTTGAGACAGCACCAGCAGATTTCCGTTTCCCCACTACAAATCAAACAAGGCATTGCTTTACCCGATACATAGAGTATCATCG GTGCGTAGCTGCAAAAGGTGAAGATGCACCAGAGTGTGATAAGTTTCAGAAATATTATCGTTCTCTTTGCCCTGGTGAATGG GTCGAGCGATGGAATGAGCAAAGGGAGAACGGAACCTTCCCAGGTCCTCTATAG